In the Osmerus eperlanus chromosome 27, fOsmEpe2.1, whole genome shotgun sequence genome, one interval contains:
- the si:dkey-251i10.3 gene encoding U3 small nucleolar RNA-associated protein 14 homolog A isoform X1: MESDGAMIKQGMYDDHVENRADPTSISASEDEDGSDDERKNRKLLEAISSLGGKKRKKLAERSEASIQVSEFTVNAEGEGEKINLSDLIGTMDKTTASLSKTKKQLKNLQNSHTTLETPLSKQETQKIHRDVAFDKTAKEVSRWESIVKQNRRAEQLVFPLNQEPSGPKRMDQVVTGWKAQTPLEQEIFSLLHKNKQPIHHPVLTPMEEASLGAMSLEEAKVRRAELQKARVLQSYYEAKAKRERKIKSKKYHRVQNKAKRKEFLKQFDDMLKTDPAAALEELKKMELSRMQERMSLKHQNSGKWAKSKAIMAKYDEGARKAMQSQLEVNKDLTQKVVVVSEEEDEDKDSPDTLPDFVNDSQPLLDPVNPWMRGKLSVEPTVQEAGEGTEAPLLPPVETAQSDSKVESEQEVEETEEEVLLRDFETRRKLRRTEVADSVTVSLEDKETPEENEAEQEVVEISDGEEEDLSEFTSLYQGITNSQKSQSQEAQTEPGPGAVLTEEAPGLLEETLVRIRTLEDVEMLSQNPLHIEGNQPSPPVDQSPNIEETALPYGTQKAGKKMKRKKGIDPNEVLTKEAKMIKVPLAPTAVEDENGEEEQRTIISEAFAGDDVVSDFLKDKRKQEEAGKPKVVDLTLPGWGEWGGQGLKTSRRKQRRFRVKAAPPPPRRDGKLPAIIISDKRDSAVAALQVSQLPFPFENPTQFQHTIRSPIGRTWNTQQVVRKITAPKVVTQLGAIIDPIAREELMKGRKQTIARTGPNILLESGKEDVKKTAQKGTQKKKKHTKN; this comes from the exons ATGGAAAG TGATGGTGCGATGATTAAACAAGGAATGTATGACGATCATGTGGAGAATCGGGCAGACCCCACCAGCATCAGCGCCAGTGAAGATGAG GATGGCAGTGACGATGAGAGAAAAAACCGCAAGCTCCTGGAGGCTATCAGCTCACTGGGGGGAAAGAAAAG AAAGAAGCTTGCTGAACGATCTGAAGCCAGCATTCAAGTATCAGAGTTCACTGTCAATGCAGAAG GTGAAGGAGAAAAAATCAATCTGTCTGACCTCATTGGTACTATGGACAAAACCACCGCTTCACTCTCCAAGACAAAGAAACAGCTTAAGAATCTTCAGAACAGTCACACTACCTTGGAGACACCCCTAAGCAAACAGGAAACACAAAAG ATCCATAGAGATGTGGCTTTTGACAAAACCGCGAAAGAGGTGTCACGATGGGAGAGTATAGTCAAACAGAACCGAAGGGCAGAGCAGCTGGTTTTCCCCCTGAACCAGGAGCCTTCTGGCCCAAAACGCATGGACCAGGTGGTGACTGGATGGAAG GCTCAAACCCCACTGGAGCAGGAGATATTTAGCCTTCTGCACAAGAACAAGCAACCCATCCACCATCCTGTCCTTACACCCATGGAAGAGGCCTCCCTGGGAGCTATGAGTCTAGAAGAA gcGAAGGTGCGCCGTGCGGAACTCCAAAAGGCCAGAGTGCTGCAGTCATACTACGAAGCAAAAGccaaaagagaaaggaagataAAGAGCAAAAA ATACCACAGGGTACAGAATAAAGCAAAGCGTAAGGAGTTTCTGAAGCAGTTTGATGACATGCTTAAGACCGATCCTGCTGCTGCTCTGGAGGAACTGAAGAAGATGGAACTGTCTAGAATGCAG GAAAGAATGTCTCTGAAGCATCAGAACAGTGGCAAGTGGGCCAAGTCAAAGGCTATCATGGCAAAATATGATGAAGGG GCTCGGAAAGCAATGCAGAGCCAGCTAGAGGTGAACAAAGACCTGACCCAGAAAGTGGTGGTAGTGtctgaggaggaagacgaggacaAGGacagcccggacaccctgccaGACTTTGTGAACGACTCACAGCCGTTGCTGGACCCGGTGAATCCCTGGATGAGGGGAAAGCTTTCTGTGGAACCCACGGTGCAGGAGGCGGGTGAGGGCACGGAGGCGCCGCTGCTCCCGCCTGTGGAGACGGCACAGTCGGACAGCAAAGTGGAAAGCGAACAAGAAGTAGAGGAAACGGAAGAGGAAGTGCTCCTTCGAGATTTTGAGACGAGGCGCAAGTTGCGGCGGACTGAGGTAGccgacagtgtgactgtgtcttTGGAAGACAAAG AAACACCAGAGGAGAATGAAGCCGAACAAGAAGTTGTGGAGATCTCTGACGGTGAGGAAGAGGACCTCTCTGAGTTCACCAGCCTTTACCAGGGGATAACCAACAGCCAGAAGTCCCAATCTCAGGAAGCACagacagaaccaggaccaggggcCGTTCTGACCGAGGAGGCTCCAGGCCTGCTGGAGGAGACCCTGGTAAGAATCAGGACACTGGAGGATGTGGAGATGCTAAGTCAGAACCCCCTTCATATCGAAGGAAACCAACCATCACCTCCAGTGGACCAGAGCCCCAACATAGAGGAAACGGCCCTCCCATATGGTACTCAGAAGGCTGGGAaaaagatgaagagaaagaaagggatcgACCCCAATGAGGTTCTGACCAAAGAGGCCAAAATGATCAAGGTCCCTTTGGCTCCCACGGCCGTGGAGGATGAGAATGGTGAAGAG GAACAAAGGACCATCATCAGTGAGGCGTTTGCGGGGGACGACGTCGTCTCAGACTTTCTGAAGGACaagaggaagcaggaggaggctgggaaACCTAAGGTCGTGGACTTGACTTTGCCAGGctggggagagtggggaggtcAGGGCCTCAAAACCTCCCGCAGGAAACAAAGGAG GTTCAGGGTAAAAGCAGCACCACCTCCCCCAAGACGAGACGGGAAACTTCCTGCCATCATTATCTCTGACAAGAGGGATTCGGCCGTCGCTGCACTCCAG GTGAGTCAGCTGCCTTTCCCGTTTGAGAATCCCACACAATTTCAGCACACCATCCGGTCGCCTATCGGGCGCACCTGGAATACCCAGCAAGTCGTGAGAAAGATCACCGCGCCCAAGGTGGTCACCCAGTTAGGTGCCATCATCGACCCCATCGCCCGTGAGGAGCTTATGAAGGGCCGAAAGCAGACGATCGCAAGGACAGGGCCAAACATTCTGCTGGAGTCAGGCAAAGAAGATGTAAAGAAAACTGCTCAGAAAGGcacgcagaagaagaagaaacacaCGAAAAACTGA
- the si:dkey-251i10.3 gene encoding U3 small nucleolar RNA-associated protein 14 homolog A isoform X2 has product MRMAVTMREKTASSWRLSAHWGERKERSLLNDLKPAFKYQSSLSMQKVNSKKINLSDLIGTMDKTTASLSKTKKQLKNLQNSHTTLETPLSKQETQKIHRDVAFDKTAKEVSRWESIVKQNRRAEQLVFPLNQEPSGPKRMDQVVTGWKAQTPLEQEIFSLLHKNKQPIHHPVLTPMEEASLGAMSLEEAKVRRAELQKARVLQSYYEAKAKRERKIKSKKYHRVQNKAKRKEFLKQFDDMLKTDPAAALEELKKMELSRMQERMSLKHQNSGKWAKSKAIMAKYDEGARKAMQSQLEVNKDLTQKVVVVSEEEDEDKDSPDTLPDFVNDSQPLLDPVNPWMRGKLSVEPTVQEAGEGTEAPLLPPVETAQSDSKVESEQEVEETEEEVLLRDFETRRKLRRTEVADSVTVSLEDKETPEENEAEQEVVEISDGEEEDLSEFTSLYQGITNSQKSQSQEAQTEPGPGAVLTEEAPGLLEETLVRIRTLEDVEMLSQNPLHIEGNQPSPPVDQSPNIEETALPYGTQKAGKKMKRKKGIDPNEVLTKEAKMIKVPLAPTAVEDENGEEEQRTIISEAFAGDDVVSDFLKDKRKQEEAGKPKVVDLTLPGWGEWGGQGLKTSRRKQRRFRVKAAPPPPRRDGKLPAIIISDKRDSAVAALQVSQLPFPFENPTQFQHTIRSPIGRTWNTQQVVRKITAPKVVTQLGAIIDPIAREELMKGRKQTIARTGPNILLESGKEDVKKTAQKGTQKKKKHTKN; this is encoded by the exons ATGAG GATGGCAGTGACGATGAGAGAAAAAACCGCAAGCTCCTGGAGGCTATCAGCTCACTGGGGGGAAAGAAAAG AAAGAAGCTTGCTGAACGATCTGAAGCCAGCATTCAAGTATCAGAGTTCACTGTCAATGCAGAAGGTAAATTCAA AAAAAATCAATCTGTCTGACCTCATTGGTACTATGGACAAAACCACCGCTTCACTCTCCAAGACAAAGAAACAGCTTAAGAATCTTCAGAACAGTCACACTACCTTGGAGACACCCCTAAGCAAACAGGAAACACAAAAG ATCCATAGAGATGTGGCTTTTGACAAAACCGCGAAAGAGGTGTCACGATGGGAGAGTATAGTCAAACAGAACCGAAGGGCAGAGCAGCTGGTTTTCCCCCTGAACCAGGAGCCTTCTGGCCCAAAACGCATGGACCAGGTGGTGACTGGATGGAAG GCTCAAACCCCACTGGAGCAGGAGATATTTAGCCTTCTGCACAAGAACAAGCAACCCATCCACCATCCTGTCCTTACACCCATGGAAGAGGCCTCCCTGGGAGCTATGAGTCTAGAAGAA gcGAAGGTGCGCCGTGCGGAACTCCAAAAGGCCAGAGTGCTGCAGTCATACTACGAAGCAAAAGccaaaagagaaaggaagataAAGAGCAAAAA ATACCACAGGGTACAGAATAAAGCAAAGCGTAAGGAGTTTCTGAAGCAGTTTGATGACATGCTTAAGACCGATCCTGCTGCTGCTCTGGAGGAACTGAAGAAGATGGAACTGTCTAGAATGCAG GAAAGAATGTCTCTGAAGCATCAGAACAGTGGCAAGTGGGCCAAGTCAAAGGCTATCATGGCAAAATATGATGAAGGG GCTCGGAAAGCAATGCAGAGCCAGCTAGAGGTGAACAAAGACCTGACCCAGAAAGTGGTGGTAGTGtctgaggaggaagacgaggacaAGGacagcccggacaccctgccaGACTTTGTGAACGACTCACAGCCGTTGCTGGACCCGGTGAATCCCTGGATGAGGGGAAAGCTTTCTGTGGAACCCACGGTGCAGGAGGCGGGTGAGGGCACGGAGGCGCCGCTGCTCCCGCCTGTGGAGACGGCACAGTCGGACAGCAAAGTGGAAAGCGAACAAGAAGTAGAGGAAACGGAAGAGGAAGTGCTCCTTCGAGATTTTGAGACGAGGCGCAAGTTGCGGCGGACTGAGGTAGccgacagtgtgactgtgtcttTGGAAGACAAAG AAACACCAGAGGAGAATGAAGCCGAACAAGAAGTTGTGGAGATCTCTGACGGTGAGGAAGAGGACCTCTCTGAGTTCACCAGCCTTTACCAGGGGATAACCAACAGCCAGAAGTCCCAATCTCAGGAAGCACagacagaaccaggaccaggggcCGTTCTGACCGAGGAGGCTCCAGGCCTGCTGGAGGAGACCCTGGTAAGAATCAGGACACTGGAGGATGTGGAGATGCTAAGTCAGAACCCCCTTCATATCGAAGGAAACCAACCATCACCTCCAGTGGACCAGAGCCCCAACATAGAGGAAACGGCCCTCCCATATGGTACTCAGAAGGCTGGGAaaaagatgaagagaaagaaagggatcgACCCCAATGAGGTTCTGACCAAAGAGGCCAAAATGATCAAGGTCCCTTTGGCTCCCACGGCCGTGGAGGATGAGAATGGTGAAGAG GAACAAAGGACCATCATCAGTGAGGCGTTTGCGGGGGACGACGTCGTCTCAGACTTTCTGAAGGACaagaggaagcaggaggaggctgggaaACCTAAGGTCGTGGACTTGACTTTGCCAGGctggggagagtggggaggtcAGGGCCTCAAAACCTCCCGCAGGAAACAAAGGAG GTTCAGGGTAAAAGCAGCACCACCTCCCCCAAGACGAGACGGGAAACTTCCTGCCATCATTATCTCTGACAAGAGGGATTCGGCCGTCGCTGCACTCCAG GTGAGTCAGCTGCCTTTCCCGTTTGAGAATCCCACACAATTTCAGCACACCATCCGGTCGCCTATCGGGCGCACCTGGAATACCCAGCAAGTCGTGAGAAAGATCACCGCGCCCAAGGTGGTCACCCAGTTAGGTGCCATCATCGACCCCATCGCCCGTGAGGAGCTTATGAAGGGCCGAAAGCAGACGATCGCAAGGACAGGGCCAAACATTCTGCTGGAGTCAGGCAAAGAAGATGTAAAGAAAACTGCTCAGAAAGGcacgcagaagaagaagaaacacaCGAAAAACTGA